A genomic region of Fusarium oxysporum Fo47 chromosome VI, complete sequence contains the following coding sequences:
- a CDS encoding major facilitator superfamily domain-containing protein produces MSTPVNDSASEERQNVAYEESTSWLAKIHPYFKNPAHVLVLKLDCLLLVWAFIAGLFKDMDQSATTAAYVSGMKEDLKLYGNELVEFTTYFSTGYALFIVPSQLIQTRVRPSLFLPLCEIIWGLFTLFTYRAPNAKTVFALRFFLGVFESTSWPGIVNLIFNWYRPEELGKRLAIFGVSGVAGNMFLGIVQAALYRNLNGVSGLAGWQWLFIISGIMTIFWGLVGLVIIPDSPAITRALWLSESERELCRLRMSDSGVKTSRIIPFKTLVQKMKLLVLSPLSYLFLAGYLQFAWSQRANAYFLLFLKGLQNADGTPRYSVYTVNLIPLGGYAISIVCNIGLNALSDWKAWRWQVSVGAATLQLIATSVLSGWPDSSKTIMAFYFLTFATAAWGYALLAWLAEILRKEPEVRSILVAIAVTLVYAGHASIPLRAWRVSDSPRYPVGFPLAATFSVGSIVAIMGMWFYVRKYPDIVTWGLDPEAAKVRGEEEIIPRDDDQKTPVERSDRV; encoded by the exons ATGTCGACACCAGTGAATGATTCTGCCTCTGAGGAGAGGCAGAATGTCGCATATGAAGAGTCGACGTCGTGGTTGGCCAAGATTCATCCGTATTTTAAGAATCCGGCTCATGTTTTGGTGCTCAAGCTTGACTGCTTGTTGCTGGTCTGGGCGTTCATTGCCGGTCTTTTCAAG GATATGGATCAATCTGCGACGACAGCTGCATATGTCTCAGGGATGAAAGAGGATCTCAAACTCTACGGCAATGAATTGGTGGAATTCACGACATATTTCTCCACCGGATATGCCCTTTTCATCGTTCCATCTCAGCTCATCCAGACTCGCGTTCGACCATCTCTATTCCTCCCTCTATGTGAGATCATCTGGGGTTTATTCACCCTCTTTACTTACAGAGCTCCAAATGCAAAGACTGTTTTTGCGCTGCGATTCTTCCTCGGTGTTTTTGAGTCTACGTCGTGGCCTGGCATTGTGAACCTGATATTCAATTG GTATCGTCCCGAGGAGTTGGGAAAGCGACTGGCAATCTTTGGCGTCAGCGGCGTCGCGGGAAACATGTTTCTCGGTATTGTTCAAGCCGCTCTCTACCGAAACCTCAACGGCGTGTCTGGTCTTGCTGGTTGGCAgtggctcttcatcatcagtggTATAATGACTATTTTCTGGGGCCTCGTCGGGCTCGTCATCATTCCAGACTCGCCCGCCATCACTCGCGCTCTTTGGCTGTCTGAATCTGAGAGAGAACTCTGTCGTCTTCGAATGAGCGATAGCGGCGTCAAGACCTCCAGAATAATACCCTTCAAGACTCTGGTTCAAAAGATGAAACTACTTGTCCTCAGCCCACTCTCATACCTATTTTTGGCAGGCTATCTACAGTTCGCATGGAGTCAACGCGCAAACGCCtatttccttctctttctaaAAGGTCTCCAAAACGCTGATGGAACACCCCGCTACTCAGTCTACACAGTCAACCTTATCCCACTTGGTGGCTACGCTATAAGCATAGTCTGTAACATTGGTCTTAACGCCCTCAGTGATTGGAAAGCCTGGCGCTGGCAAGTCAGCGTTGGCGCCGCCACTTTACAGCTCATCGCGACCTCGGTTCTCTCCGGGTGGCCTGATTCGTCGAAGACTATTATGGCTTTCTACTTTCTCACCTTTGCTACGGCTGCTTGGGGCTACGCTCTCCTCGCGTGGTTGGCGGAGATCCTGAGGAAAGAGCCTGAGGTGAGATCGATTCTCGTGGCTATTGCTGTTACGCTTGTCTATGCTGGACATGCTTCTATACCACTTCGTGCTTGGCGGGTTAGTGATTCACCTAGATATCCGGTTGGTTTCCCATTGGCTGCTACGTTTAGTGTTGGAAGTATCGTGGCTATTATGGGAATGTGGTTCTATGTAAGGAAATATCCTGATATTGTGACTTGGGGGCTGGATCCTGAAGCTGCCAAGGTCCGtggcgaagaagagatcATTCCAAGAGATGATGATCAGAAGACACCTGTGGAGAGAAGTGATCGAGTTTAG
- a CDS encoding BTB/POZ protein produces MKKKKLVSVKVEKTGPSSSISPNTPPRLMMAPQGVEEFLASLKEYHNSDALSDVIVTCDGQEFKAHRVILSAHSKCFAKALNGDWKESSERKIDIKDFDPSVVEAMLRFIYSFEYSNTYGTSSMVFDAQMWQIADKYDIPALMAESKKKFEIAVTTGWSMDDFPMAVTIVYDSALPGLRDIVVEIASNNIDRLIGKDGFCELMRATPHFTADLIPCLCGKSSGSVHQYKCPSCSNRFWGEFSGGSYYCPCCSNRRSDWDFYQVK; encoded by the exons atgaaaaagaagaaactcgTCAGTGTCAAAGTTGAAAAGACTGGCCCCTCATCTAGCATATCCCCAAACACCCCACCTCGCCTTATGATGGCGCCTCAAGGAGTTGAGGAATTCCTCGCGTCTCTTAAAGA GTACCACAATAGTGATGCGCTCTCGGACGTTATTGTTACCTGCGACGGTCAAGAGTTCAAGGCTCACCGGGTCATCTTGTCTGCCCACTCGAAATGCTTCGCCAAGGCGCTGAATGGCGACTGGAAG GAGAGTTCCGAGAGAAAGATCGACATCAAAGATTTCGACCCAAGTGTCGTTGAAGCAATGCTCCGATTTATCTATTCATTCGAGTACAGCAACACTTATGGGACTTCCTCCATGGTCTTTGACGCCCAGATGTGGCAGATTGCCGACAAGTACGATATTCCTGCACTCATGGCGGagtcaaagaagaagttcgAGATTGCGGTAACCACTGGATGGAGCATGGATGACTTCCCAATGGCTGTTACTATTGTCTATGACTCGGCCCTCCCAGGACTTCGTGATATTGTCGTGGAAATTGCCAGTAATAACATTGACAGGTTGATCGGCAAGGATGGCTTTTGTGAACTCATGAGGGCGACGCCCCATTTCACAGCCGATCTTATCCCTTGTCTTTGTGGCAAGTCGTCGGGATCAGTGCACCAGTACAAGTGCCCGTCATGCAGCAATAGATTCTGGGGAGAATTCTCGGGCGGGTCGTACTATTGTCCGTGCTGCTCTAACCGCCGTTCAGATTGGGATTTCTACCAGGTTAAATAA